CGCGGCGGCGCGTTTCTGCCGCCGCAGCACAAAGGGGGTGATGCCGTAGAAACTCTTGTACACCGCCGAGAATCCGTTTGGGAAACCACAGGCCAGCCCCACTTCGCGCACGCTCATCGCGGTGTTCAAAAGCAGGGTATTGGCCTTGGCCAGCCGCATCTCGCGATAGAAGTTGTTTGGCGTGGTGCCCAGATAGGTCTTGAACTTGCGCTCCAGCGAGCGGTTCGACAGGCCCAGCGCCGCCACGATCTCTCCGATCGGCAGCGGATCCTCGATATTGGCCTGCATCATCTTGATGCACTGATCCAGCGCCTCATCCCCTGTCGAGGTGGTCTTGACCCCGGAAAACGGCTGCATGGTGGCAAAGTCGCGGATATGTTCGTGCAGCATGATATCAGCAACGGTCATCTTGGCGGGCCCCGAGATATGCCGCCCGATCACCGACAGAACCACATCGACGGTGGCGCCCATGCCTGCGCAGGTCACCACCGGCCCCTGCTGCGTCGCCAGCGAGAAGGTCGCATCGAAGCGCGCGCCCCGCTCGCGCAGAAAGGCAGCGTTTTCCCAATGGGTGGCCAGATCGGCGGTGCCGCGTTCGTTGATATAGCGGCTGGCGGCTTCGGCCAGCAGAAACACCTGCGCCCCGCGAAAGGTGTAATCCTTGACGACGCGGCCCAGCGACAATTCGGGCTGGTCGGGGTCGGAATTGCCGATGACGAACAGATAGTCCGCCCGTGGCGGGGTCGGCACCCGCTCGGTCGCGACCACGGCGCCGCTGCTGCTTTCGATCAGACCGCCGCGCAGGGATCGGTAGGTATAGGCAAAGGGCGGGTTGGGACAGACCCGGTTGGCGATCCGCAGCACATCGACCAAAGCGGCCAGTTCGGTCAGCACGAAACCGGGTGCGACGATGATATCGAACTGTTTTTGCCGGGTCTCGGCCTTGACCAGTTTCAGCATTGTTTCGGCCCCCATGTGCCGCACTCCTCAGACGATACGATGCCCCGCCGCGCGCAGGCGACGGGCCAGATGCGCAATGTGGTCGGGGCCGACCTCGCAACAGCCGCCAACGATGGTGGCGCTCTGGTCGACCCAACCCAGGGCGAAATCGGCATAGGCCTCGGGCGTCAGGTCGACGCGAGCGGTGAGCGCCTCGACCGTGGGGCGGGATTCGAGGAACGCCTCGGTGATGCGGGTGAAGCCGTTGGCATAGGCCCCAAAAGGCAGACCGAAGCCCGCGATGATGTCGAGCGCGGCAGCCACAGCCTCGGGGCGGGAGCAGTTCACCAGCACCGCCTGAGGTTGGTATTGTTTGACGATAGCGGCCAGCTCGCCCACCCCCTCGCCCGAGCGCAGGCGGCTGCCATCGTCATCCATCACGGTGACCGACAGCCAGACGGGTTTGGTGCCCAGGGACGCACCCCTCAGCGCGCCCTCAGCCTGGGCGACCGAAGCGGCGGTTTCGATCAGGAACAGATCGACCCGGTCGTTCATCGCGCGCACGCTGTCGGCATAAAGCGCCTCGGCCTCTTCTGGCGGCGGGCAAATGTCGGGGCGGTAGGAGGCGCCGAGCGGCCCCAGCGCGCCCGCGATGCGGCCCGATCCATGCGCGGCGCGGGCGGATTCGGCCTGGTCCAGCGCGGTGTCGATCAGCGCCTCGAACCGGTCACCGATCCCGGCGGGCTCCAGCCGGTCGCGCAGCACCGCATAGGTGTTGGTGGTGGCGATGGTGGCGCCCGCGTCGAAATAGTCGCGATGCACGGCGCCGACGTGATAGGGCGCTTCGAGCATGACCGAGGTGGACCAGAGCGGCGTCGGGCGCTTGCCCGCGCGTTTGACAAGTTCCTGGCCGATGGAGCCATCAAGCAGGGTGATGTCGGTCATGGGTGCTCCTGTGGGGGGATGAGGACGATTTTGCCGGGCAGGCGTTTGGTCATGAACTCGGCCTGTGCCTGGGCGATCTGATCGAGCGGAAAGGTGGCCGAAACCAGAGGGCGGATGGCGCCTGCGTTGATCAGGGCGATCAGGTCGGCAAAGATCTCGCGCGGCTGGTAGGTGGCGCCGTGAATGGTGATGTCGGGCAGGTAGATCTGGCGCAGATCGGCACTGACCATCGGCCCGGCGATGGCGCCCGAGACGGCATAGTGCCCGCCGGGTTTCAGGGCGCGGATCAGGTCGGGCCAGAGCGGGCCGCCGACCACGTCGATCACCCGGTCGAATTGGGCGGGCGGAGGCGTGTCGTCGCGGCCCAGGATGGTTGTCGCCCCGGCGGCGGTGACGGCCTCGGCCTTGGCGGGCGCGGTCATCGCGGTGACGGTCGCCCCCAGATGCGCGGCCAGTTGCACGGCGGCGAGCCCCACGCCCCCCGAGGCGCCGGTGATCAGCACCGCATCCCCCGGCCCCACGCCGCAGCGCGCCAGCAGGTTCCAGGCGGTGCCATAGGCGCAGGGCATGGCGGCGATTTCGATGTCCGAGAGCGGCGAGGCGGTGACGTCGAAGAGGTCATCCGCGTAGAGCAGACAGTATTCGGCGAAGGCGCCGTCCAGCTCCGAGCCCAGCGCCACGAAGCCAAAGGGGTTGTCGGGTGTCGGGCGCGGCAGGTTGATCTGGCAGGTGACGCGCTGGCCGGTGGCCCAGCCGGTCACGCCCGCGCCCAGCGCCACGATGCGCCCGCAGAGGTCGCCCCCCTGGATACGGGGGAAGCTGAGTGCCCCGGCCCAGCCGCCCGCCTCGCCCGTCTCGCCGCTGTCGGTGGCGCCGGTGACATCCGAGGAATACCAGCCGATCCGGGTGTTGACGTCGGTGTTGTTGACCCCGGCGGCCTGCACCCGGACCAGAACCTGCCCCGGCCCGGGGGCCGGGACGGGAATGTCATCGCGCCACGCCAGCGCCTCTGGCCCGCCATGGCGGGTCAGATAAACGCCGGACATGGTGGCGGGGATGGTCATGCGCGCAGCCGCTCGTTCTCCGGATCCCAGAGCGGGGCGTCGGGCTGCACCACGGCGCGGCATTTCTGCCCGTAGATCTCGACCTCCAACTCGGTGCCCGGCACCGCCAGATCGGCGCGCACCATGCCCAGCGCCACGCTGGCGTTGATACGATACCCCCAGGCGCCCGAGGTGGTCTCGCCCACGATCTGCCCGTCATGCCAGAGGCAGGACATATAGGGCGCGTCGCAATCTCCGGCCTCGACCAGCAGGGTGACAAAGCTCTTCTTCACCCCGCGCTGTTTCTCGGCCAGGATCGCGGCCTTGCCCGGGAAATCCTGTGGCTTGTCGAGCTTGACGAAGCGCTCCAACCCGCCTTCGAGCATCGAGTAATCGGTCGACAGGTCGCCCTTCCACGCGCGATAGCCCTTTTCGAGGCGAAGGGAGTTCAGCGCCCACATGCCAAAGGGCTTGGCCCCGGCACCAAGGAGCGCGTCATAGATCGCGGGCATGTGTTCGTTGAGCGCGTGCACCTCCCAACCCAGTTCCCCGGCAAAGGAGACCCGGATCAGAAAGGCGGGTTGACCCGCGACGGTGGCGGCCTGATGCGTCAGCCAGCCTTGCGACAGGTCGGCATCGGACAGGCCCGCAAGAATCTCGCGCGATTTCGGGCCGGTAACGATCAGCGTGTCGCGGGTGGTGGTCACATCCTCGACCGTGACACCTGCGGGCATGGCGCCCAGCAGGATGTCGCGGTCGTGCCACTGCGCGGTGGCCGCCGTGATCATCACGAACTCGTCCTCACCCAGGCGGATGCAGGACATCTCGGTCAGGATGCGGCCCCTGCTTTCAGAGATGTAGACGAGGTTCATCCGCCCCACCTTGGGCAGGCCGCCGGTGATCAGGCCGCGCAGCGCCTCGGCGGCACCTGCGCCCTTGACCAGGAAGCGCGAGAAACCGGGCAGGTCGAGCACGCCGCAATGGTCGCGCACGGCCTGACATTCCTCCTTGATCCGCTGCTCCCACGGGCCCGAGCGGCCCCAGGTGTGGGTGCTTTCCTCGGACGTGTCATCGCCCGGCTGCGCGAACCAGTTGGCGCGTTCCCAGCCGTTATAGACACCCATGACGCCGCCCTGCGCCTTGACCCTGTCATGCACGGGCGAGAGTTTCCTGTCGGGGGCTGCGGGCCAGCGATGCCAGGGGAAGTGCATGGCATATTCGTTGCCATAGACCTCCATCCCCTTTTGCACGCAGTAGTCGTGATCGGTGTAATCGGTATAGCGGCGCGGATCGCAGGACCACATGTCCCATTCGGTCTGACCATCGACGATCCATTCCGCCAGCACCTTGCCCGCGCCGCCGCCCTGGGCGATGCCGAAGGTGAAGACGCAGGCCTCGAAGGCGTTTTTCACGCCGGGCATCGGGCCGATCAGCGGCAGCCCGTCGGGGGCATAGGGGATCGGGCCGTTGATGATGCGGCTGACACCTGCAGTGGCGGTGACGGGCACGCGTTCCATCGCGTCGGCGACGATATCGGCGATCCGGTCCAGATCGTCGGACCAGAGCTGGAAGCTGAAGTCATCGGGCATCGGGTCGCTGTCCACATCCCAATGGGCACGGCAGTTGGGTTCGTAAGGGCCAATATTGATGCCGTTCTTTTCCTGCCGCAGGTAATAGGACACGTCCACATCGCGCAGCAGAGGCAGCTTGCGGCCGTTCTCCTTGGACCAGGCCTCAAGCTCGGGGATCTGTTCGGTCAGCAGGTACTGGTGGCTCATCACCATCATCGGAACGGTGCGCCCGCCATAGGGCTTGAACCATTCGCCGACGCGCTGAGCATAGTAACCGGCGGCGTTGACCACATAGTCACACGCGATATCGCCCTTGTCGGTATGCACGATCCAGCTGCCGTCATCCTGCTGGGTGACGCCGGTCGCAGGGCAGAAGCGGATGATCTTGGCGCCCATGTCGCGGGCGCCCTTGGCCAATGCCTGAGTCAGCTGCGCCGGGTCGATATCGCCATCGGTCGGATCGTAGAGCGCCCCGGCCATGTCATGGGTTTCCAGGAAAGGATAACGCGCCTTGGCCTCGTCGGGCGTCAGCATCTCCATCTTGATGCCCTGATAACGGCCCATGGCGCAGGCGCGCTCGAACTCCTGCATGCGCTCGCGCGTATGCGCCAGCCGGATCGAGCCGGTCTGGTGATAGTTCATCGGAT
The window above is part of the Ruegeria pomeroyi DSS-3 genome. Proteins encoded here:
- a CDS encoding GlxA family transcriptional regulator; translation: MGAETMLKLVKAETRQKQFDIIVAPGFVLTELAALVDVLRIANRVCPNPPFAYTYRSLRGGLIESSSGAVVATERVPTPPRADYLFVIGNSDPDQPELSLGRVVKDYTFRGAQVFLLAEAASRYINERGTADLATHWENAAFLRERGARFDATFSLATQQGPVVTCAGMGATVDVVLSVIGRHISGPAKMTVADIMLHEHIRDFATMQPFSGVKTTSTGDEALDQCIKMMQANIEDPLPIGEIVAALGLSNRSLERKFKTYLGTTPNNFYREMRLAKANTLLLNTAMSVREVGLACGFPNGFSAVYKSFYGITPFVLRRQKRAAAQR
- a CDS encoding homocysteine S-methyltransferase family protein — protein: MTDITLLDGSIGQELVKRAGKRPTPLWSTSVMLEAPYHVGAVHRDYFDAGATIATTNTYAVLRDRLEPAGIGDRFEALIDTALDQAESARAAHGSGRIAGALGPLGASYRPDICPPPEEAEALYADSVRAMNDRVDLFLIETAASVAQAEGALRGASLGTKPVWLSVTVMDDDGSRLRSGEGVGELAAIVKQYQPQAVLVNCSRPEAVAAALDIIAGFGLPFGAYANGFTRITEAFLESRPTVEALTARVDLTPEAYADFALGWVDQSATIVGGCCEVGPDHIAHLARRLRAAGHRIV
- a CDS encoding alcohol dehydrogenase family protein, coding for MTIPATMSGVYLTRHGGPEALAWRDDIPVPAPGPGQVLVRVQAAGVNNTDVNTRIGWYSSDVTGATDSGETGEAGGWAGALSFPRIQGGDLCGRIVALGAGVTGWATGQRVTCQINLPRPTPDNPFGFVALGSELDGAFAEYCLLYADDLFDVTASPLSDIEIAAMPCAYGTAWNLLARCGVGPGDAVLITGASGGVGLAAVQLAAHLGATVTAMTAPAKAEAVTAAGATTILGRDDTPPPAQFDRVIDVVGGPLWPDLIRALKPGGHYAVSGAIAGPMVSADLRQIYLPDITIHGATYQPREIFADLIALINAGAIRPLVSATFPLDQIAQAQAEFMTKRLPGKIVLIPPQEHP
- a CDS encoding GcvT family protein, whose amino-acid sequence is MSDFPNKARVVIIGGGVVGVSSLYHLAKRGWTDCVLLEKNELTAGSTWHAAGNVPTFSTSWSIMNMQRYSTELYSRLGEEVDYPMNYHQTGSIRLAHTRERMQEFERACAMGRYQGIKMEMLTPDEAKARYPFLETHDMAGALYDPTDGDIDPAQLTQALAKGARDMGAKIIRFCPATGVTQQDDGSWIVHTDKGDIACDYVVNAAGYYAQRVGEWFKPYGGRTVPMMVMSHQYLLTEQIPELEAWSKENGRKLPLLRDVDVSYYLRQEKNGINIGPYEPNCRAHWDVDSDPMPDDFSFQLWSDDLDRIADIVADAMERVPVTATAGVSRIINGPIPYAPDGLPLIGPMPGVKNAFEACVFTFGIAQGGGAGKVLAEWIVDGQTEWDMWSCDPRRYTDYTDHDYCVQKGMEVYGNEYAMHFPWHRWPAAPDRKLSPVHDRVKAQGGVMGVYNGWERANWFAQPGDDTSEESTHTWGRSGPWEQRIKEECQAVRDHCGVLDLPGFSRFLVKGAGAAEALRGLITGGLPKVGRMNLVYISESRGRILTEMSCIRLGEDEFVMITAATAQWHDRDILLGAMPAGVTVEDVTTTRDTLIVTGPKSREILAGLSDADLSQGWLTHQAATVAGQPAFLIRVSFAGELGWEVHALNEHMPAIYDALLGAGAKPFGMWALNSLRLEKGYRAWKGDLSTDYSMLEGGLERFVKLDKPQDFPGKAAILAEKQRGVKKSFVTLLVEAGDCDAPYMSCLWHDGQIVGETTSGAWGYRINASVALGMVRADLAVPGTELEVEIYGQKCRAVVQPDAPLWDPENERLRA